The following proteins are co-located in the Pectinophora gossypiella chromosome 7, ilPecGoss1.1, whole genome shotgun sequence genome:
- the LOC126368191 gene encoding uncharacterized protein LOC126368191 translates to MRNNLTWVLFLILPCVSVWARPLEPAGAATMSVDAVNMPKLEDASEPEQVISVRITSSVAVGRGKNKPRTHENKHRTSTEGYSSSIITVNSSTDKHTAPTDATMAPELAGANIEFIKQLHSKKESRGLQNFEGIHTFPSNIENQYSNETDSIAEPSVKSVLEVETDEDNENIEQIPLGRSLSLSPAPKNFIQGLTHKPSERGNNPRLTTVSFNILHDRSKVTGDYSEPSDTYNTQRSVEVPKFYNEPAKVYSQPAQVYSEPAKFYSEPAKVYSEPAKVYSEPAKVYSEPAKIYSEPAKFYSQPASLHLPAGDYKPWQPTPVPMSSVTTPINAVTMTTVTPSKQRIIEQMPEKNYEVDEKLSVLTDGRSHGVQESSTESCKQENCKVGYVVEGRQYRKYRVEERTADGFIVGEYGVVRHEDGALRGVRYTADSDASPRLIYDALMKFLQLK, encoded by the coding sequence ATACTACCATGTGTGTCGGTGTGGGCGCGGCCGCTGGAGCCGGCAGGGGCGGCCACTATGTCCGTCGACGCAGTCAATATGCCAAAGCTGGAAGACGCTTCCGAACCCGAGCAAGTCATATCTGTAAGGATCACCTCTTCCGTCGCAGTCGGCCGTGGGAAAAACAAACCCAGGACTCACGAAAACAAACACAGAACTAGTACTGAAGGTTATTCGTCTTCTATAATTACTGTGAACTCGTCTACGGACAAGCACACGGCTCCGACAGACGCTACGATGGCGCCCGAGCTTGCCGGAGCCAACATAGAATTCATCAAACAACTACATTCCAAAAAAGAATCCAGAGGTCTCCAAAACTTTGAAGGCATCCATACATTTCCATCCAACATAGAAAATCAATACTCTAATGAGACCGACTCCATAGCCGAGCCCTCTGTAAAGTCTGTTTTAGAAGTTGAAACCGATGAAGACAACGAGAACATTGAACAAATTCCACTAGGAAGGTCACTGTCACTATCGCCGGCACCGAAAAATTTTATTCAAGGTCTAACTCATAAACCGAGCGAAAGGGGGAACAATCCGAGATTAACGACTGTAAGTTTTAACATATTGCATGACAGGTCTAAAGTGACCGGTGATTATAGTGAACCTAGTGACACGTACAACACGCAGCGCAGCGTCGAAGTGCCGAAGTTTTATAACGAGCCTGCTAAAGTGTACAGTCAGCCTGCTCAGGTGTACAGCGAGCCTGCAAAGTTCTACAGCGAACCGGCTAAAGTGTATAGTGAGCCTGCTAAAGTGTATAGCGAGCCGGCAAAGGTTTATAGTGAGCCTGCGAAGATTTATAGCGAACCTGCGAAGTTTTACAGTCAGCCTGCGTCGCTGCATCTACCAGCTGGAGACTACAAGCCGTGGCAGCCGACTCCTGTTCCAATGAGCTCTGTAACCACGCCTATAAACGCGGTTACTATGACGACCGTGACGCCGAGTAAGCAGCGGATAATAGAACAAATGCCAGAGAAAAACTACGAGGTAGATGAGAAACTAAGCGTGTTGACGGATGGTCGGAGCCACGGCGTGCAAGAGTCTAGTACGGAGAGCTGTAAGCAGGAGAATTGCAAGGTGGGGTACGTGGTAGAAGGGAGGCAGTACCGCAAGTACCGGGTGGAGGAGCGCACGGCTGATGGGTTTATCGTGGGCGAGTATGGCGTGGTGAGGCACGAGGACGGAGCGCTGCGTGGAGTGAGGTACACGGCCGATAGCGACGCCAGTCCGCGGCTAATATATGACGCGCTCATGAAGTTCCTCCAGCTCAAGTGA